The following are encoded together in the Anaerostipes caccae L1-92 genome:
- a CDS encoding L-fuculose-phosphate aldolase, translating into MLLKKERELVVEYGKKMSAAGLSKGTSGNISIYNAEEKLMAISPSGVGYFETVPEDVVVMDLEGNVVEGDKKPSSEWGLHTVFYVNKPDAGAVVHTHSAYCTTFACLNMPIKALHYVIGGAGTAEVPCAPYCTFGTPELAEAAIKACGKGKAVLLANHGLLTCGPGIEKAFGLAVNMEFCAEMQYRAMSVGEPVVLSDEEMDVVMEKFKSYGQPKKDKEDQTSNCY; encoded by the coding sequence ATGCTATTAAAAAAAGAAAGAGAATTGGTAGTCGAGTACGGCAAAAAAATGAGTGCAGCCGGTCTCAGCAAAGGGACAAGCGGAAATATCAGTATCTATAATGCAGAAGAAAAGCTGATGGCAATCAGTCCGTCCGGCGTAGGCTATTTTGAAACTGTCCCGGAGGATGTCGTTGTGATGGATTTAGAAGGAAATGTGGTTGAAGGTGATAAAAAGCCTTCCAGTGAATGGGGCCTGCACACAGTCTTTTATGTAAATAAACCGGATGCAGGGGCAGTCGTACATACACATTCTGCTTATTGTACAACGTTTGCATGTCTTAATATGCCGATTAAGGCACTGCATTATGTCATCGGAGGTGCAGGAACAGCAGAGGTACCGTGCGCACCATACTGTACATTCGGAACTCCAGAGCTTGCGGAGGCAGCAATCAAAGCCTGCGGAAAGGGAAAAGCTGTTTTACTTGCAAATCACGGGCTTTTGACCTGCGGACCTGGGATTGAAAAAGCGTTTGGGCTGGCAGTGAATATGGAATTTTGTGCGGAAATGCAGTATCGGGCGATGTCAGTCGGCGAACCGGTCGTTTTAAGCGACGAAGAAATGGACGTGGTTATGGAGAAATTTAAATCGTATGGACAGCCTAAGAAAGACAAAGAAGATCAAACATCTAATTGTTACTGA
- a CDS encoding iron-containing alcohol dehydrogenase — protein MYSIKLGCEKVFWGKNAVQQLKTLEGPRKRAFIVMSGNVLIDVGSYKKVTDVLEEAGFEYEAYTEVEPEPSFQTILKGAERMKTFKPDWIIGFGGGSAMDAAKAMWVFYENPAYRTLEETMPPNIIENLRVKAKVCCIATSAGTGSEATRAALIKDMKQKKKYSVRDMNGRLVPDAAVLDPEFTATMPKSLTAASGMDALTHAIESYVTPTANPFSKAMSLAAFLYGYKSLEKVYENPEDENAGAEMLAASCMGGIAFSNSGLGIVHGIAHSFGAEYGVPHGLANAIVLPYGLEYNSRNDEVKKMYDELAGFIGKKSLADAVAELSEKINIPKSMKEKVQEDTFIKNLDKLTEKAMSDVATPFNPIQPTAKEMKELILKVYYGKDTVNSL, from the coding sequence GTGTATTCTATTAAATTGGGGTGCGAAAAAGTATTCTGGGGGAAGAATGCGGTACAGCAGCTTAAGACATTGGAAGGACCCAGGAAAAGAGCATTTATTGTCATGAGCGGAAATGTTCTTATCGATGTCGGCTCCTATAAAAAAGTTACGGATGTTTTAGAAGAAGCCGGTTTTGAATACGAGGCCTACACAGAAGTTGAACCGGAGCCAAGTTTTCAAACAATTTTAAAGGGTGCAGAAAGAATGAAAACTTTTAAACCGGACTGGATTATTGGATTTGGCGGCGGGTCAGCAATGGACGCAGCAAAAGCTATGTGGGTGTTTTATGAGAATCCTGCGTATCGGACACTGGAAGAGACAATGCCTCCGAATATCATAGAGAATTTAAGAGTGAAAGCAAAAGTCTGCTGTATTGCTACGTCTGCCGGAACAGGAAGCGAGGCAACCCGCGCAGCTTTAATTAAGGATATGAAACAAAAGAAAAAATATTCTGTCAGAGACATGAATGGAAGGCTGGTTCCGGATGCCGCTGTTTTAGATCCTGAATTTACGGCAACAATGCCCAAGAGTTTAACGGCAGCTTCCGGAATGGATGCCCTGACACATGCAATAGAATCTTATGTAACGCCGACTGCAAATCCATTTTCAAAGGCGATGTCCCTGGCCGCTTTTCTTTATGGATATAAAAGCCTGGAAAAAGTGTACGAAAATCCGGAAGATGAAAATGCGGGAGCAGAGATGCTGGCCGCATCCTGTATGGGAGGAATCGCATTTTCTAATTCCGGATTAGGAATTGTTCATGGGATTGCTCATTCTTTCGGGGCGGAATATGGAGTGCCTCATGGGCTTGCCAATGCGATTGTGCTTCCATATGGATTGGAATATAACAGTCGGAATGATGAAGTTAAAAAAATGTATGATGAACTTGCAGGATTTATTGGGAAAAAATCATTGGCGGATGCAGTTGCTGAGCTGAGTGAGAAAATTAATATTCCAAAGTCAATGAAAGAGAAGGTACAGGAAGACACTTTTATTAAAAATTTGGATAAATTAACAGAGAAAGCAATGAGTGACGTGGCAACGCCATTTAATCCGATTCAGCCGACGGCAAAAGAGATGAAAGAATTAATTCTTAAGGTATACTATGGAAAAGATACTGTGAACAGCTTGTAA
- a CDS encoding PTS sugar transporter subunit IIB — protein sequence MENLVLTRIDDRLIHGQVMTAWIKQKNAVQVVVADDEVAEDEFMINVLEMAVPDEIAIGIFNRDDAVEFMKQGLEAPTILLVKGPEILNYMVDHGIEIDEIDVGGMGAKEGRSVLYKNISTNPEENKNFLDLIQKGVNVFVQVMPQDKQVNVAEYIKK from the coding sequence ATGGAAAACTTAGTCTTAACAAGAATTGACGACCGGCTGATCCACGGGCAGGTGATGACGGCATGGATCAAGCAGAAAAATGCAGTGCAGGTTGTCGTGGCTGATGATGAAGTGGCAGAAGATGAATTTATGATCAATGTGCTGGAAATGGCAGTGCCCGATGAGATTGCCATCGGAATCTTTAACAGGGATGACGCGGTGGAATTTATGAAACAGGGGCTGGAGGCTCCGACCATCCTTCTTGTGAAAGGACCGGAGATTTTAAATTACATGGTGGATCACGGAATTGAAATCGATGAGATTGACGTGGGAGGAATGGGTGCAAAAGAGGGGAGAAGTGTTTTGTATAAAAACATTTCCACCAACCCGGAAGAAAATAAAAACTTCCTTGATTTAATCCAAAAGGGAGTCAATGTTTTTGTCCAGGTGATGCCTCAGGATAAACAGGTCAATGTTGCGGAGTATATCAAAAAGTAA
- a CDS encoding zinc-dependent alcohol dehydrogenase, whose amino-acid sequence MKMRRAVLYEQEDLRIEECEVPEIGEGDVLVKNKISATCGTDVKIYKRGYPLLKPPHPFGHEYSGVIAAVGKKVKNFKEGDRVAVHNTAPCNHCYFCKKGFPSMCEDMLFNRGTYAEYVKVPERIVKQNMFLLDESISHKNACLMEPFSCAVYGIEECPIHLGDVVAVNGAGPIGLMFARLAVLKGAHVIVTDKAQNRLELAKKLGVHEILNITNIEDSAFAVKAMTEGGRGADIVIEATGLINVWESSVKMARKAGFVLLFGGTKEKSILSLDATLLHYSQITVKGVFHTTPRHVQTALELLKMGVIQSDDFIQKEYPLEELEEAILEHAAQKVIKNCIVY is encoded by the coding sequence ATGAAAATGAGAAGAGCAGTTTTGTATGAACAGGAAGATCTTCGGATTGAAGAATGTGAAGTCCCTGAAATCGGGGAAGGAGATGTTTTAGTAAAAAACAAGATCTCTGCTACGTGTGGGACGGATGTAAAAATATATAAGAGAGGATATCCTTTATTGAAACCACCGCATCCATTCGGGCATGAATACTCAGGAGTGATTGCCGCAGTGGGGAAAAAGGTCAAGAATTTCAAAGAAGGAGACCGGGTTGCTGTTCACAATACAGCCCCATGTAATCATTGCTATTTCTGTAAAAAGGGATTTCCGTCTATGTGCGAAGACATGTTATTTAACAGAGGGACATATGCAGAATATGTAAAAGTACCGGAGAGAATCGTAAAACAGAATATGTTTTTGCTGGATGAATCAATTTCTCATAAGAATGCTTGTCTGATGGAACCATTTTCCTGTGCTGTATACGGTATTGAGGAATGTCCCATTCACTTAGGCGATGTGGTAGCGGTAAACGGTGCAGGACCGATCGGCCTGATGTTTGCGAGGCTTGCAGTGTTAAAAGGTGCCCATGTTATTGTTACGGATAAGGCACAAAATCGATTGGAGCTTGCAAAGAAGCTTGGGGTTCATGAGATATTAAATATTACAAACATTGAGGACAGCGCATTTGCAGTAAAAGCGATGACAGAAGGAGGCAGGGGTGCAGATATTGTAATTGAGGCCACCGGTCTGATCAATGTATGGGAAAGCAGTGTTAAGATGGCCAGAAAAGCCGGTTTTGTTCTTTTGTTCGGCGGAACAAAGGAAAAAAGTATCCTTTCTCTTGATGCAACTCTTCTGCACTATTCACAAATAACGGTCAAAGGAGTATTTCACACAACGCCGAGACATGTTCAGACTGCGTTGGAATTGTTAAAAATGGGAGTAATCCAAAGTGATGATTTTATTCAAAAGGAATATCCGCTTGAGGAGCTGGAAGAGGCGATACTTGAACATGCGGCCCAAAAAGTAATTAAAAATTGTATTGTTTACTAG
- a CDS encoding PTS sugar transporter subunit IIA — protein MIHIILVSHGRFCEGLLESLQMVAGEQEGISAAPLMPGESPEAYRNRLESEIKEYESEEGTLVLTDVTGGTPFNSTGYLAKDHKIGLVSGMSMPMLITLIFARTEKSTLDELIQEAVSPGALAVKGMNLSEGGRKHGKLSLNKN, from the coding sequence ATGATACATATTATATTAGTAAGCCACGGGCGTTTCTGTGAAGGTCTCTTAGAAAGCCTCCAAATGGTGGCAGGAGAACAGGAGGGGATATCAGCTGCCCCTCTCATGCCCGGAGAGTCGCCGGAAGCATACAGAAACAGACTGGAAAGTGAGATAAAAGAATACGAATCAGAGGAAGGCACTTTGGTTCTTACGGATGTGACAGGGGGAACCCCTTTTAACAGTACAGGATACCTGGCGAAAGACCATAAGATCGGTCTGGTTTCAGGTATGAGTATGCCGATGCTGATCACTCTGATTTTCGCGAGGACGGAAAAGAGCACACTGGATGAGCTGATACAGGAAGCGGTCTCTCCGGGAGCATTGGCAGTAAAGGGAATGAATTTAAGCGAAGGAGGCAGGAAGCATGGAAAACTTAGTCTTAACAAGAATTGA
- a CDS encoding MATE family efflux transporter, with amino-acid sequence MSEQNKKIELLGSAPIPKALLAMGLPTMIGMMINALYNLVDAYFVGGLGTSQMGAISVAFPLGQIVVGLGLLFGNGAASYISRLLGRGEKETANKVASTALYSSIFVGAIIIIFSIIFLTPILNMLGATKSILPYAATYTSIYIISSIFNIFNVTMNNIVTSEGAAKTTMCALLTGAVLNIVLDPIFIYVLNLGVAGAAIATAISQMISTAVYLCYVFRKKSVFNFKLKDCCFSKKIMSEIMKIGIPTLVFQLLTSLSIALINKQTKVYGDSVIAAMGVVTRVISMGSLMVFGFIKGFQPIIGFSYGAKKYDRLHEAIKTSILWSTIFCFIFGAAAALFSSSIISGFTAGDIEMIQAGQTALRANGFSFLLFGFYTVYSSLFLALGKAKEGFILGACRQGICFVPVILLLPAVWGINGILYAQPIADVISAFVTIFMALYLHRELKSAADVAVQISRNPQPDSMKYES; translated from the coding sequence ATGAGTGAACAAAACAAAAAGATAGAACTGTTAGGAAGTGCTCCGATACCAAAAGCGCTTTTAGCCATGGGGCTGCCGACTATGATCGGAATGATGATCAATGCCTTATACAACCTGGTAGACGCATACTTTGTGGGAGGGCTGGGGACCAGCCAAATGGGTGCGATTTCTGTGGCATTTCCTCTGGGACAGATTGTGGTAGGTTTAGGTCTGTTATTCGGAAATGGGGCAGCATCCTATATTTCAAGGCTTCTGGGAAGAGGGGAAAAAGAAACAGCAAATAAAGTCGCAAGCACTGCCCTTTACAGCAGTATATTTGTGGGAGCTATAATCATAATTTTTTCCATTATTTTTCTGACTCCAATCCTTAACATGTTAGGTGCAACAAAAAGCATTCTTCCCTATGCAGCAACCTACACAAGCATTTATATCATTTCATCAATCTTCAACATCTTTAATGTAACAATGAATAATATTGTCACAAGCGAAGGCGCCGCTAAGACAACGATGTGTGCCTTGCTGACAGGCGCTGTACTGAATATAGTGTTAGATCCAATTTTTATCTATGTTCTAAATCTGGGTGTCGCCGGTGCTGCGATCGCCACGGCCATCTCACAGATGATTTCTACCGCTGTGTATTTATGTTATGTATTCAGAAAGAAAAGTGTATTTAATTTCAAATTAAAAGACTGCTGTTTCTCTAAAAAGATTATGTCAGAAATTATGAAAATAGGGATACCCACACTGGTCTTTCAGCTGCTGACCAGCCTTTCCATTGCATTAATCAACAAACAGACAAAAGTATATGGAGACTCTGTTATTGCTGCTATGGGCGTGGTCACAAGAGTTATTTCTATGGGAAGTCTCATGGTCTTCGGATTTATCAAAGGCTTTCAGCCGATTATAGGATTCAGCTATGGTGCAAAAAAATATGACCGCTTACATGAAGCGATCAAGACATCTATCTTATGGTCCACAATCTTCTGTTTTATCTTCGGAGCAGCTGCCGCTTTATTTTCTTCATCCATTATATCAGGATTTACAGCAGGCGATATAGAGATGATCCAGGCCGGGCAAACGGCACTGCGGGCAAACGGATTTTCTTTCCTGCTCTTTGGTTTCTATACTGTATACTCATCCCTTTTTCTTGCCCTCGGAAAAGCAAAGGAAGGTTTTATCCTTGGTGCATGCAGGCAAGGAATTTGTTTTGTCCCTGTCATCTTATTACTGCCTGCGGTTTGGGGCATCAACGGAATCCTTTATGCCCAGCCCATTGCTGATGTGATCTCTGCTTTTGTCACAATTTTCATGGCACTGTATCTTCACAGGGAACTTAAGAGTGCAGCAGACGTTGCTGTCCAAATCAGCAGAAATCCCCAACCAGACAGTATGAAATATGAGTCTTAA
- a CDS encoding L-threonine dehydrogenase, which produces MRAGYYTGDRTYEVREIPDREPEDDEVKIEVAWCGLCGTDIHKFEGKNGASPVIPPIILGHECSGIVTAVGPKVKYFKPGDRVAADPSYGCGKCSYCQQGLPNFCLERHGVAKGFSDYVYPPEQNVYKVSEKLDLKNAAFAEPLSCVIHGLDLIQIRSGSAVVIYGLGSIGSLMLQMVKLSGASVIIVVEREKEKQKLALELGADYAVDDKEIEKLAETFNIDYVIECIGLKATMEQSLKIAGKNARVLLFGLGDPDEPVSMNQFEAYTKELSIYTSYLNPNTTKRAVALLESRKLDTDAIISASLDLEEMGEELKTQKYAKKGKVMVRLTGKH; this is translated from the coding sequence ATGAGAGCAGGATATTATACAGGGGACCGGACCTATGAAGTGAGAGAAATACCTGACCGGGAACCGGAAGATGATGAAGTAAAAATCGAAGTGGCATGGTGCGGACTGTGCGGCACAGACATTCACAAGTTTGAGGGGAAAAACGGTGCCAGTCCGGTGATTCCGCCGATCATCCTCGGACATGAGTGTTCCGGGATCGTGACGGCTGTGGGTCCGAAGGTTAAGTATTTTAAGCCCGGAGACCGGGTCGCGGCAGATCCCAGTTACGGATGCGGGAAATGTAGCTACTGCCAGCAGGGGCTTCCGAATTTCTGTCTTGAAAGGCACGGTGTGGCAAAAGGATTTTCTGACTATGTTTACCCTCCGGAGCAGAACGTCTATAAAGTGTCGGAGAAACTGGATCTTAAAAATGCGGCATTCGCAGAGCCTTTGTCCTGTGTGATCCACGGACTGGATCTGATTCAGATCCGAAGCGGCTCGGCAGTGGTAATTTACGGTCTGGGTTCTATCGGAAGCCTGATGCTTCAGATGGTGAAACTCTCAGGGGCCTCTGTCATTATCGTGGTTGAGAGGGAGAAAGAGAAACAGAAGCTGGCTCTTGAGCTGGGAGCCGATTATGCAGTGGACGACAAAGAGATAGAAAAGCTGGCTGAGACATTTAATATTGACTATGTTATCGAATGTATCGGATTAAAAGCGACCATGGAGCAGTCTCTAAAGATTGCGGGAAAAAACGCCAGGGTACTGCTGTTTGGGCTCGGAGATCCGGATGAGCCGGTTTCCATGAACCAATTTGAGGCGTATACAAAGGAACTCAGCATCTATACTTCTTATTTAAATCCAAATACAACGAAACGGGCGGTGGCGCTTTTAGAGAGCAGAAAGCTTGATACCGATGCGATCATCAGTGCCAGTCTTGACCTGGAAGAGATGGGCGAGGAGCTTAAGACACAGAAGTATGCAAAGAAAGGAAAAGTGATGGTCCGTTTAACCGGAAAACACTAA
- a CDS encoding class II fructose-bisphosphate aldolase: protein MYTNLKKVLKKADELNMAVGAFNTHSLEMLPAIILAAKEQGTPVIIQTSVGTAKYVGHKNLVSVCRTMSEEAGIDVVLHLDHAKEYDEIKEAIDAGYSSVMFDGSSLPLKENILKTQQIIEYARKFDVSVEAELGIVGGTEDGVAVSEAEVRYTDPKEAVDFVKKTGIDALAVAIGTNHGQYKSKTNINFERLKEIKEAVDLPLVIHGGTGVKDEDVRQVIDLGIRKFNVGTELLVTWTKKSKELFGQTSESSSLRNNVMPCIEAVNQVVQRKIELFKNLN from the coding sequence ATGTATACAAATTTAAAAAAGGTTTTGAAAAAAGCAGATGAACTGAACATGGCAGTGGGGGCGTTTAATACCCACAGTCTGGAAATGCTTCCAGCGATTATCCTGGCAGCAAAAGAACAGGGAACACCGGTGATCATTCAGACGAGTGTCGGAACTGCTAAATATGTGGGACATAAAAATCTGGTATCTGTGTGCAGGACCATGTCAGAGGAAGCAGGAATCGATGTGGTGCTTCATCTGGACCATGCAAAAGAGTATGATGAGATCAAAGAGGCGATCGATGCCGGTTACAGTTCTGTCATGTTTGACGGATCATCCCTGCCGCTGAAAGAAAATATTTTAAAGACACAGCAGATCATTGAATATGCCAGAAAGTTTGATGTCTCTGTGGAAGCAGAATTGGGGATCGTCGGGGGAACAGAGGACGGAGTAGCCGTATCAGAGGCAGAAGTACGCTATACAGACCCAAAAGAGGCAGTGGACTTTGTGAAGAAGACAGGGATTGACGCGCTGGCAGTGGCGATCGGCACCAATCACGGACAGTATAAGTCCAAGACAAACATTAATTTTGAAAGACTGAAAGAGATTAAAGAGGCGGTAGACCTTCCTCTGGTTATTCACGGCGGGACCGGAGTAAAGGATGAAGACGTGAGACAAGTGATCGATCTTGGAATTCGGAAGTTTAATGTGGGTACAGAACTTCTGGTCACCTGGACGAAAAAGTCCAAAGAGCTTTTTGGACAGACCTCAGAGAGCAGTTCTCTTAGAAATAATGTAATGCCGTGTATAGAAGCAGTCAACCAGGTAGTACAGAGGAAAATAGAACTTTTTAAAAATCTCAATTAA
- a CDS encoding PadR family transcriptional regulator — MATIDLIVLGILKKESLSAYDIQKIVEYRNISKWVKISTPSIYKKVIQLEKKGYMKGDVVKEGNMAEKTVYSLTEAGEKQFEKLMLEIASKPVRIFLDFNAVIVNLDSLPKEKQKSCLTEIENNMETLKGYIEENISLKEHLPEIPKTGMAVLEQQLILAQALETWIEELKETM, encoded by the coding sequence ATGGCAACTATTGATCTTATCGTGCTGGGAATTTTGAAAAAGGAGTCTTTGAGTGCCTACGATATTCAAAAGATCGTAGAGTACCGCAATATATCCAAATGGGTAAAAATCAGCACGCCTTCCATTTACAAAAAGGTTATTCAGCTGGAAAAGAAGGGCTATATGAAAGGGGATGTTGTAAAAGAAGGAAATATGGCGGAGAAAACGGTTTATTCTTTGACAGAGGCAGGAGAGAAGCAATTTGAAAAGCTTATGCTGGAGATTGCCTCAAAGCCGGTCCGGATATTTCTGGACTTTAATGCCGTCATTGTAAATCTGGACAGTCTGCCGAAGGAAAAACAGAAGTCCTGTTTGACAGAGATCGAAAACAACATGGAGACTTTAAAAGGATATATCGAAGAAAATATAAGCCTGAAAGAACATCTGCCGGAGATTCCGAAAACAGGAATGGCTGTCTTAGAGCAGCAGCTTATCTTGGCACAGGCACTGGAAACGTGGATTGAGGAATTAAAAGAAACTATGTAA
- a CDS encoding PTS system mannose/fructose/sorbose family transporter subunit IID, translating into MVISAILVALLATMGQWWFFGPVTKCLVYPLTTGLLTGIFMGDPMTGMLAGANIQLIYLGWISAGGTMPSNTIVAGIFGTAMTILSGASPTMAVTFAIPFSMFGLLLNQVYMTVNSFWIHRADGMLEKGNIRGVRLMNFVPSFLVAFALYGIPAFALVMSGKSWGTALINAIPKSLVSALQVVGGIMPALGIAMLLNYLGKKKLIPYFFAGFFLTIYLKLDIMAVAIFAAIIAIIMFMADNKKEEKTKKVKRLTLKKNEERTDYTDETQARDYEKKLSKRDLVKTWLATTSTEACYNYERLQALGIANLMIGPIRRLYESNEERVRELKKYMVFYNSEVFTIGPIINGITVSMEEARANGESVSAEDINSVRTGLMGPVAGIGDTVMQGILFPILAGIGCTMALDRNFVGPVFFTVLFEILIFTCGYFMFMNGYKYGKSTLLKILKNGVIDKVTNAFSIVGLMVVGCMASTRITVNTPFKIAVGSGVVKFQEILNSLLPGLIPLAITLIVWKLVSKKINVTWIVIGIFIVGIAASYLGVLGFVG; encoded by the coding sequence ATGGTAATTTCAGCGATTTTAGTAGCTTTGTTGGCAACGATGGGCCAGTGGTGGTTTTTCGGTCCGGTGACAAAATGTCTGGTGTATCCGCTGACCACAGGTCTGCTGACCGGTATTTTTATGGGAGACCCGATGACAGGTATGCTGGCGGGAGCCAACATTCAGTTAATCTATCTTGGATGGATTTCCGCAGGGGGAACCATGCCGAGCAATACGATCGTAGCGGGGATCTTCGGCACGGCGATGACGATTCTTTCAGGCGCAAGCCCGACCATGGCGGTGACATTTGCCATTCCGTTCAGTATGTTCGGACTCTTACTGAACCAGGTTTATATGACCGTAAACTCTTTCTGGATCCACAGGGCTGATGGAATGCTTGAGAAGGGAAATATCAGAGGGGTGAGGCTCATGAACTTTGTCCCGTCTTTCCTGGTGGCCTTTGCTCTGTATGGGATTCCCGCCTTTGCCCTCGTGATGTCCGGGAAGTCCTGGGGCACGGCCCTGATCAATGCGATTCCGAAGAGTCTTGTATCTGCGCTCCAGGTCGTCGGAGGGATCATGCCCGCCCTTGGAATCGCCATGCTTTTAAACTATCTTGGAAAGAAAAAGCTGATTCCGTATTTCTTCGCCGGATTTTTCCTGACGATCTACTTAAAACTGGATATTATGGCCGTTGCGATTTTCGCGGCAATCATTGCAATTATCATGTTTATGGCTGATAATAAAAAGGAAGAAAAAACGAAGAAAGTGAAGCGCCTGACTCTGAAGAAAAATGAAGAGCGCACAGACTATACAGACGAAACGCAGGCAAGAGATTATGAGAAAAAACTGTCAAAAAGAGATCTTGTAAAGACATGGCTTGCCACTACCAGCACAGAGGCATGCTACAACTATGAACGGCTGCAGGCACTAGGAATCGCCAACCTGATGATTGGGCCGATCAGACGTCTCTACGAATCCAATGAAGAACGGGTCAGAGAGCTTAAAAAGTATATGGTATTTTATAACTCAGAAGTCTTTACCATCGGGCCGATCATTAACGGGATCACGGTTTCTATGGAAGAGGCCAGAGCCAACGGAGAAAGCGTATCTGCAGAGGACATCAATTCTGTCCGCACCGGACTGATGGGGCCGGTAGCCGGTATCGGAGACACCGTTATGCAGGGAATCCTGTTTCCGATTTTAGCAGGTATCGGCTGTACCATGGCTCTGGACCGGAATTTCGTCGGACCGGTATTCTTTACGGTATTGTTTGAGATCCTGATTTTTACATGCGGATATTTCATGTTCATGAACGGCTATAAATACGGAAAATCTACTCTGCTGAAAATTCTTAAAAACGGTGTGATCGATAAGGTGACCAATGCGTTCAGCATTGTGGGCCTTATGGTTGTGGGATGCATGGCTTCCACAAGGATTACGGTGAATACACCGTTTAAAATTGCCGTGGGCAGTGGTGTCGTGAAGTTTCAGGAGATCTTAAATTCCCTTCTTCCGGGACTGATTCCTTTGGCTATTACCCTGATCGTATGGAAGCTTGTTTCAAAGAAGATCAATGTCACATGGATCGTTATAGGCATCTTCATTGTAGGAATTGCGGCATCCTATCTGGGAGTGCTGGGATTTGTAGGATAG
- a CDS encoding DUF3795 domain-containing protein encodes MFESRCGVCCNSCERKEEVHCTGCTEMKQPFWGGECGVKSCCEAKGLDHCGVCPDFPCEMLSTMGVEEGFDPEPKIAQCRIWAGESTVK; translated from the coding sequence ATGTTTGAATCAAGATGCGGTGTCTGCTGCAATTCATGTGAGCGAAAAGAGGAGGTCCACTGTACGGGATGCACAGAAATGAAACAGCCGTTTTGGGGCGGTGAGTGCGGAGTGAAGTCCTGCTGTGAGGCAAAAGGATTGGACCACTGTGGAGTCTGTCCGGATTTTCCGTGTGAGATGCTGTCTACCATGGGAGTAGAAGAAGGATTTGACCCGGAACCGAAGATTGCACAATGCAGGATTTGGGCGGGAGAGAGTACTGTTAAATAA
- a CDS encoding 2-hydroxyacid dehydrogenase, whose protein sequence is MKIAVVGDIIVSSGLLAEAAKSLNIDDEPEIKEMIWNADDRKDFQKKALNIETRGPEAEEIPEELYTEIKDTDILLVHFCPVPRKLIERAQNLKLIGTCRGGLEHVDVEAATEKNIPVMHVIRNAEATSDFAIGLMFAETRNIARAHAAMKQGIWRKEYVNSAYTTAMREMTVGIIGLGHIGRLVAEKAAGIGMKIIAYDPFVTQDVMNAKGIAVTMKEREEVFREADIISLHLRVTPETENSINEEVISLMKPTAYLINTSRAKVLDKEAFIEALENKRIGGAALDVYWNEPLDKDDPLLKLDNITLTPHNAGNVVDALPKSPKLLTDTINRFWETKTGDMIVNLNQITF, encoded by the coding sequence ATGAAGATTGCAGTAGTAGGGGACATCATCGTGAGCAGCGGATTGCTGGCAGAAGCCGCAAAAAGCCTGAATATTGATGATGAACCGGAAATTAAAGAGATGATATGGAATGCAGATGACCGAAAGGATTTTCAGAAAAAGGCTTTAAACATAGAAACAAGGGGACCGGAGGCAGAAGAGATCCCGGAAGAACTTTATACTGAGATAAAAGATACAGATATTCTGCTGGTACATTTTTGTCCCGTTCCGAGAAAATTAATTGAGAGGGCTCAAAACCTAAAATTGATCGGAACATGCCGCGGGGGTCTGGAGCATGTAGATGTGGAAGCCGCGACTGAAAAAAATATTCCAGTGATGCATGTGATCAGAAATGCGGAAGCTACATCAGATTTTGCGATCGGTTTAATGTTTGCAGAGACAAGAAACATTGCAAGAGCCCATGCGGCAATGAAACAGGGCATCTGGAGAAAAGAGTATGTTAATTCAGCATATACCACTGCAATGAGAGAGATGACAGTAGGGATCATAGGGCTGGGACATATCGGACGTTTAGTGGCGGAAAAAGCTGCCGGGATCGGCATGAAAATCATTGCTTATGATCCTTTTGTGACGCAGGATGTCATGAATGCCAAAGGCATTGCTGTAACAATGAAAGAGAGAGAAGAAGTGTTCAGAGAAGCAGATATTATATCGCTTCATTTAAGAGTAACACCAGAGACTGAAAACAGTATTAATGAAGAAGTTATCAGTCTTATGAAACCGACGGCGTATCTGATCAACACATCCAGAGCAAAGGTCCTGGATAAAGAAGCATTTATAGAAGCATTAGAGAATAAAAGGATTGGCGGAGCAGCATTAGATGTGTATTGGAATGAACCGCTGGATAAGGATGATCCGTTACTGAAACTGGATAATATTACTTTAACGCCGCATAACGCCGGAAACGTTGTCGATGCTCTTCCAAAATCTCCAAAACTTCTGACAGACACGATTAATCGTTTCTGGGAAACAAAAACCGGTGATATGATCGTCAATTTAAACCAGATCACATTTTAA